The following are encoded together in the Ezakiella massiliensis genome:
- the secY gene encoding preprotein translocase subunit SecY, with amino-acid sequence MIKTLRDAWKVKELRDRMLFTLLCLLVFRFGNQIPAPFMDINRIKEIFGAASDSLLGFLDLMAGGGFSNMSIFALSVYPHITASIIIQLLTVAIPSLEQLSKEGEEGRKKIQKITRIVGVVLAFIQAAGSVYGIYSGAIVANRFIEHLLIIITLVAGSSFLVWLGDQITEKGIGNGMSLIIFIGIISRMPATFMKQIRLAQIGQISWISFALWILILVAIFAFVVLIQEGERRVPVQYAKRVVGRRVYGGQATHIPIKVNMASVMPVIFASTFMQIPGTIVLLTGGNSGFSRFLRNFLTTEGKVGFWIYLVINIILIIFFTYFYNAIQFNTVEYAKNIQSQGGFIPGIRPGKPTSDYLGRTVNRITFVGGVALAILSTLPLLLAHFSNLEVGFTGTGIIIVVGVALETVKQLEAQMTMRHYKGFLG; translated from the coding sequence ATGATTAAGACCTTGAGAGATGCCTGGAAAGTAAAAGAATTAAGAGACAGAATGCTCTTTACTCTTTTATGTCTTCTTGTTTTTAGATTTGGTAACCAAATCCCAGCACCATTTATGGACATTAACAGGATTAAAGAAATCTTTGGTGCAGCAAGCGACAGCTTACTCGGATTTTTAGACCTTATGGCCGGTGGCGGCTTCTCAAATATGTCGATATTCGCCCTCAGCGTTTATCCACACATTACAGCCTCCATTATCATCCAACTATTGACAGTTGCTATTCCATCATTGGAACAACTTTCAAAAGAAGGAGAAGAAGGCAGAAAGAAAATTCAAAAGATTACAAGAATCGTTGGTGTTGTGCTTGCATTTATTCAAGCAGCAGGATCAGTTTATGGAATCTACTCTGGCGCTATCGTTGCCAATAGATTCATCGAACACCTTTTAATCATCATTACACTAGTAGCAGGTTCAAGCTTCCTAGTATGGCTTGGTGACCAAATCACTGAAAAAGGTATTGGTAACGGCATGAGTCTTATCATCTTTATCGGTATCATCAGTAGAATGCCTGCAACATTTATGAAGCAAATCAGACTAGCACAAATCGGACAAATTTCATGGATCTCATTTGCTCTATGGATTTTAATCCTAGTTGCAATCTTTGCTTTCGTTGTTCTAATTCAAGAAGGTGAAAGAAGGGTTCCTGTTCAATACGCAAAGAGAGTTGTAGGAAGAAGAGTTTACGGCGGACAAGCCACACACATTCCAATCAAGGTAAACATGGCTTCAGTTATGCCAGTTATCTTTGCATCAACCTTTATGCAAATTCCAGGCACCATAGTATTACTAACAGGCGGAAACAGTGGTTTCTCCAGATTTTTGAGAAACTTCCTTACAACAGAAGGCAAGGTAGGTTTTTGGATATATTTGGTAATAAACATTATCCTAATCATATTCTTCACCTATTTCTACAACGCAATTCAATTCAACACAGTTGAATATGCAAAAAATATACAATCTCAAGGTGGATTTATCCCAGGTATCAGACCTGGTAAACCAACAAGCGACTATTTAGGAAGAACAGTCAACAGAATTACCTTTGTTGGTGGTGTTGCCCTTGCAATTCTATCAACATTACCATTATTATTAGCACACTTTTCCAATTTGGAAGTCGGATTTACCGGCACAGGAATCATCATTGTCGTAGGTGTTGCCCTAGAAACTGTAAAACAACTAGAAGCACAAATGACAATGCGTCACTATAAGGGGTTCTTAGGATAA
- a CDS encoding KOW domain-containing RNA-binding protein, with protein sequence MIEKIERGAIVRSKAGRDKFRYFVVIEVIDESYCLIADGDLRKIEAPKKKKISHLAFTNDKATNIEDFEFTNKSLKALTKSYNNRGNGHLCQKKTL encoded by the coding sequence ATGATAGAAAAAATCGAAAGAGGGGCCATAGTCAGAAGTAAAGCAGGTAGAGATAAATTTAGATACTTCGTCGTAATCGAAGTCATCGACGAAAGCTACTGCCTAATAGCAGATGGAGATTTGAGAAAGATCGAAGCTCCAAAAAAGAAAAAAATATCTCACCTAGCCTTTACAAATGACAAGGCCACAAATATTGAAGATTTTGAATTCACAAACAAATCATTGAAAGCTCTAACTAAAAGTTACAATAATAGGGGGAATGGACATTTATGTCAAAAAAAGACACTATAG
- the rpsM gene encoding 30S ribosomal protein S13 produces MARIAGIDLPRDKRIEIGLTYIYGIGRPTATKILQDAGVNPDIRVRDLTEADVAQIRNAMEHITVEGDLRRDTSLNIKRLREIGCYRGLRHRRNLPVRGQRTKTNARTRKGVR; encoded by the coding sequence ATGGCAAGAATTGCAGGTATTGACCTACCTAGAGATAAAAGAATAGAAATCGGATTAACCTACATCTACGGAATTGGACGCCCAACAGCAACAAAAATCCTTCAAGATGCAGGTGTAAATCCAGATATTAGAGTAAGAGACCTTACTGAAGCTGACGTAGCACAAATCAGAAACGCTATGGAACACATCACAGTAGAAGGTGACTTAAGACGTGACACATCACTAAACATCAAACGTCTACGTGAAATCGGATGCTACAGAGGCCTCCGTCACAGAAGAAACCTTCCAGTAAGAGGACAAAGAACAAAGACAAACGCAAGAACTAGAAAAGGTGTAAGATAA
- the rplO gene encoding 50S ribosomal protein L15, with the protein MKLENLQALERTSKKRVGRGTGSGMGKTSTRGHKGQNSRSGGGVRPGFEGGQMPLFRRLPKRGFTNIWGVSYKVINVRDLEEMFNDGDTVDREALVSVGLIHRSDKNIKILGNGEISKKLTVTASKFSQEAKNKIEKAGGKVEVL; encoded by the coding sequence ATGAAATTAGAAAATTTACAAGCTTTGGAAAGAACTTCCAAAAAAAGAGTCGGTAGAGGAACCGGTTCTGGCATGGGTAAAACTTCAACTCGTGGTCACAAAGGACAAAACTCCAGAAGTGGTGGTGGCGTTAGACCAGGATTTGAAGGTGGACAAATGCCATTATTCAGAAGGCTCCCAAAAAGAGGCTTCACAAATATTTGGGGTGTAAGCTACAAGGTTATTAACGTTCGTGACTTAGAAGAAATGTTTAACGACGGTGACACAGTTGATCGTGAAGCCCTAGTATCAGTTGGACTTATCCACAGATCAGACAAGAACATCAAAATCCTAGGCAACGGTGAAATTAGCAAAAAGCTTACAGTTACTGCTTCAAAATTCAGCCAAGAAGCGAAAAATAAAATCGAAAAAGCTGGCGGCAAAGTAGAGGTGCTATAA
- the rpmD gene encoding 50S ribosomal protein L30 encodes MANIKYKQTRSLIGKPESHRKIVKALGLRRIGHVVETTDTPQIRGMIKKVSHIVEVID; translated from the coding sequence ATGGCTAATATTAAATACAAACAAACAAGAAGTCTTATTGGCAAACCTGAAAGTCATAGAAAAATTGTAAAGGCTCTTGGACTTAGAAGAATTGGACATGTTGTTGAAACTACAGACACACCACAAATTCGTGGTATGATCAAAAAGGTTTCACACATTGTAGAAGTTATTGACTAG
- the rpmJ gene encoding 50S ribosomal protein L36, with protein MKVRPSVKKICSKCKIIKRKGKVMVICENPKHKQVQG; from the coding sequence ATGAAAGTAAGACCATCTGTAAAAAAGATTTGCAGCAAATGCAAAATCATTAAAAGAAAAGGAAAAGTGATGGTAATCTGTGAAAACCCTAAACATAAACAAGTACAGGGTTAA
- the rplQ gene encoding 50S ribosomal protein L17 — MAQRKLGRTSDHRNAMLRNMTTSLLLNGRIVTTVEKAKETRRLADKMVTLGKRGDQHAMRQVNSYLYDKEAAKKVFTEYSEKYAERNGGYTRILKTTARRGDGAEMCIIEMV; from the coding sequence ATGGCGCAAAGAAAATTAGGACGCACGTCCGACCACAGAAATGCAATGCTTAGAAACATGACAACCTCGCTACTACTAAACGGCAGAATCGTTACAACAGTAGAAAAAGCAAAGGAAACAAGGAGACTTGCTGACAAAATGGTAACCCTCGGCAAAAGAGGCGACCAACATGCAATGAGACAAGTCAACTCATACCTATACGACAAAGAGGCTGCTAAAAAAGTATTCACAGAATACAGCGAAAAGTATGCAGAAAGAAATGGTGGCTACACAAGAATATTAAAAACAACAGCCCGCCGTGGAGATGGCGCGGAAATGTGTATCATCGAAATGGTATAA
- a CDS encoding stalk domain-containing protein yields the protein MNNSKKLLALLMALAMLVTFAAPTFAAGEEQPVQADPNREYNIEFKFSDDIVNLKPEELKIINTYNWSSEGLTKAKAGTQLTIYPVDNSNFSWNSYYNYYYDGKKIEDRKFTMPDHDVVIYVTTKSHKAKNYVVSKATSQPTGWVKVTVNAGDHGGFIPQPWSKGDQPYKNETFYVNPLYEVEIIERNQAHFDVVFFDTDSGYKLKDTSKVKGIFTENTNKTLEYDKYLDYKVILHKYGTDETEVLTFAPTATYEEVVKVLRSKETSNPPQGQKFAGWLGEEEHGSRKIYALDKKYDEFNFFNAIDFNNPTYEGKLEDVDLYEVYTPNRIVYTGQKGWRNNLSLDYGEARTVEDGKKVSLYGNDYYEYNLNTKSFSSEKFDKETEIKKDYFLGMDTSGNSEEAKIEIIGEPQYDYKEMAEPKIDLSKMLVGINKYDAEGRGSTTYVHPRDFAAKGITLNYTDGQKLTGEDNGKYIKVTYTENGKEYFVYTNKSLEVIDDGFDKDNIKSIKVTRNPSTSYQVADSEQVKFYLDNLEVELKAANKDNTQADVTRKVSYKDFKDYGLKVKIVDGEDIDNNTLVKLEYNGKKLAVYWDKAGKDVDDAEIDTALEVVDKDAAKKAALKKAKEDAKDKIDKLENLTNDQKNEAKAKVEEAKDEAGVSAALKEAQDKDAEIKAKKEAEKALEEKKAELLRKIDEANLKDTKAVEALKKKVNDATVDTDLDELTKEIEDGIKTEQDKENFDERKTELKGEIEKSDLDAETKKNLTDKVDALEDPAGLNDIRQEFDAAKELKAAKDQAKKDIEALENLNDDEKKDAQAKVDQAKDKAGVDSAVEAAKAQDTKNKEEAEAKKALEEAKDAAKKDIDKLENLSPEEKKDAQDKVDQADNKEAVEKALEAAKTLDEENKKEAEAKKALEEAKDAAKKDIDKFENLSQEEKDAEKAKVDQADSKEAVEKVLEAAQAQDEENKKKKDAEEARAEADKAQEAADAEKVKAEEAEKKAADAEKAAEEAQTEADAKAKEAADAKTKETEAQKAYEDAKAKEEEAEKAAKENPNDAEAQKALEEAKKAADAAEDAQKEAKEAADTKEIEAKEAQNKADEAKKEADQAKADAKDAQDAADKAQDAADKAKADAEAKENALAPTAQEKDKAKKAIDALDNLSPEEKNEFKDAVDKAQTKGALEEALADAKEKDKENKNKPQPEPEKPGEDEPGEDPYQPSNPPYYPGYYYDEPSPNYLRDYSKKDEYKPSERNEDKKDEVKEEEKKDAFKTLYFYLEKYYYEMELNGNISQIPMDVAPTAINQRTMLPIRFVAEAIGATVEWHQDTQSATFTKDGITATITLGSNIIQVSDGRQIVMDAEPTVISERIFVPLTNISQIFGMTNGDLRDGVYNDIEWDQENYRVIITVRENQ from the coding sequence ATGAATAATTCTAAGAAATTATTAGCCCTGCTAATGGCCCTAGCCATGCTAGTGACCTTTGCAGCGCCAACATTCGCAGCTGGTGAAGAACAACCAGTCCAAGCAGACCCCAATAGAGAGTATAACATTGAATTTAAATTCAGTGACGATATTGTGAATTTAAAGCCAGAGGAATTAAAAATAATAAATACGTACAATTGGAGTTCTGAGGGTTTAACAAAGGCAAAGGCTGGAACTCAACTTACAATCTATCCTGTTGACAACAGTAATTTTTCGTGGAATTCTTATTATAACTATTATTACGATGGGAAAAAAATAGAAGATCGTAAATTTACAATGCCTGATCACGACGTTGTTATATATGTAACTACAAAATCACACAAGGCAAAAAACTATGTTGTCTCAAAAGCTACATCACAGCCTACAGGTTGGGTCAAAGTAACTGTAAATGCAGGAGACCATGGTGGGTTTATACCTCAACCTTGGAGCAAAGGGGACCAACCTTATAAGAATGAAACTTTTTATGTAAATCCTTTGTATGAGGTAGAAATAATAGAAAGAAATCAAGCACATTTTGATGTAGTTTTTTTTGATACAGATTCTGGTTATAAGTTGAAAGATACTTCAAAGGTTAAAGGCATTTTTACAGAAAATACAAATAAAACTTTGGAATATGATAAATATCTTGATTATAAGGTTATCTTGCACAAGTATGGAACAGATGAAACTGAAGTATTAACCTTTGCTCCAACAGCTACTTATGAAGAAGTAGTAAAGGTATTGAGGTCAAAAGAAACATCTAACCCACCACAAGGACAAAAGTTTGCGGGCTGGCTTGGTGAAGAAGAACATGGTTCAAGAAAAATCTATGCACTTGATAAAAAGTATGATGAATTTAATTTTTTTAACGCAATTGATTTTAACAACCCAACATATGAAGGCAAATTAGAAGATGTAGACCTATATGAAGTATATACTCCAAATCGCATTGTGTACACAGGCCAAAAAGGTTGGAGGAATAATTTATCATTAGATTATGGAGAAGCACGTACTGTAGAAGACGGAAAAAAAGTTTCTTTATATGGTAATGATTATTATGAATATAATTTAAACACTAAGAGCTTTTCTTCAGAAAAATTTGATAAAGAAACAGAAATTAAAAAAGATTATTTCCTAGGCATGGATACATCTGGAAACAGTGAAGAAGCTAAGATTGAAATTATCGGTGAACCACAATATGATTACAAGGAAATGGCTGAACCAAAAATTGACCTAAGCAAAATGCTAGTTGGAATTAATAAATATGATGCAGAAGGTCGAGGAAGTACAACATATGTTCATCCTAGAGATTTTGCGGCCAAGGGTATTACACTCAATTACACAGATGGTCAAAAGCTAACAGGTGAAGACAATGGCAAGTATATCAAAGTAACTTATACAGAAAATGGCAAAGAATACTTTGTTTATACAAATAAATCCTTAGAAGTTATTGATGATGGTTTTGACAAGGATAATATTAAATCCATAAAAGTTACAAGGAACCCATCAACATCTTATCAAGTCGCTGACTCAGAACAAGTGAAATTTTATTTAGATAATTTAGAAGTTGAATTAAAAGCAGCTAATAAAGATAACACCCAAGCAGATGTGACTAGAAAAGTTTCCTATAAGGATTTTAAAGACTACGGATTAAAAGTTAAGATAGTTGATGGAGAAGACATCGACAATAACACCCTTGTTAAATTAGAATATAATGGCAAGAAGCTTGCTGTTTATTGGGACAAGGCAGGCAAGGATGTAGATGATGCTGAAATTGATACAGCCCTAGAAGTAGTTGACAAGGACGCAGCAAAAAAAGCAGCTTTAAAGAAAGCAAAAGAAGATGCTAAAGATAAAATAGATAAGCTTGAAAACCTAACTAACGATCAAAAAAATGAAGCTAAAGCAAAAGTTGAAGAAGCAAAAGATGAAGCTGGAGTAAGTGCAGCTTTAAAAGAGGCTCAAGATAAAGATGCTGAAATTAAAGCCAAAAAAGAAGCTGAAAAGGCTCTTGAAGAAAAGAAGGCAGAATTGCTTAGAAAGATTGATGAAGCAAATTTAAAAGATACAAAAGCTGTTGAAGCTTTGAAGAAAAAAGTTAATGATGCAACAGTTGATACTGATCTTGATGAATTAACAAAAGAAATAGAAGATGGAATCAAAACCGAACAAGACAAAGAAAACTTTGATGAAAGAAAGACTGAATTAAAAGGTGAAATTGAAAAATCTGATTTAGACGCTGAAACAAAGAAAAATCTAACTGATAAAGTTGATGCATTAGAAGATCCAGCAGGATTAAATGATATTAGACAAGAATTTGATGCAGCTAAAGAATTGAAAGCTGCTAAAGACCAAGCTAAGAAAGATATTGAAGCTTTAGAAAACTTAAACGATGATGAAAAGAAAGATGCTCAAGCTAAAGTTGACCAAGCAAAGGACAAAGCTGGAGTAGATAGTGCTGTTGAAGCTGCTAAGGCTCAAGATACTAAGAACAAAGAAGAAGCTGAAGCTAAGAAAGCTCTTGAAGAAGCAAAAGACGCAGCTAAGAAAGATATTGATAAGCTTGAAAATTTAAGTCCTGAAGAAAAGAAAGATGCTCAAGATAAAGTTGACCAAGCTGATAACAAAGAAGCTGTTGAAAAAGCTCTAGAAGCTGCAAAGACATTAGATGAAGAAAACAAGAAAGAAGCTGAAGCCAAGAAAGCTCTTGAAGAAGCAAAAGATGCAGCTAAAAAAGATATTGATAAGTTTGAAAATTTAAGCCAAGAAGAAAAAGATGCAGAAAAAGCAAAAGTTGACCAAGCTGATAGCAAGGAAGCTGTTGAAAAAGTATTAGAAGCAGCTCAAGCTCAAGATGAAGAAAACAAGAAAAAGAAAGATGCTGAAGAGGCAAGAGCAGAAGCAGATAAAGCTCAAGAAGCAGCAGACGCAGAAAAGGTTAAAGCTGAAGAAGCTGAAAAGAAAGCAGCAGACGCAGAAAAAGCAGCTGAAGAAGCACAAACAGAAGCAGATGCTAAAGCTAAAGAAGCAGCAGACGCAAAAACTAAAGAAACTGAAGCACAAAAGGCATATGAAGATGCAAAGGCTAAAGAAGAGGAAGCTGAAAAAGCTGCAAAAGAAAATCCTAATGATGCAGAAGCACAAAAGGCACTAGAAGAAGCTAAGAAAGCAGCAGACGCAGCAGAGGATGCTCAAAAGGAAGCCAAAGAAGCAGCAGATACTAAAGAAATCGAAGCTAAGGAAGCTCAAAATAAAGCTGACGAAGCCAAAAAAGAAGCTGACCAAGCTAAAGCAGATGCAAAAGACGCTCAAGACGCAGCTGACAAGGCACAAGATGCAGCTGACAAGGCCAAGGCTGATGCTGAGGCAAAAGAAAATGCTCTTGCTCCTACAGCCCAAGAAAAGGATAAAGCTAAGAAAGCTATAGACGCCTTAGATAATCTAAGTCCAGAAGAAAAGAATGAATTTAAGGATGCTGTTGATAAGGCTCAAACCAAGGGTGCTCTTGAAGAGGCTCTAGCAGATGCAAAGGAAAAGGATAAAGAAAATAAAAACAAACCGCAACCAGAACCAGAAAAACCAGGTGAAGATGAACCAGGTGAAGATCCTTATCAACCTTCAAATCCACCTTACTATCCAGGTTACTACTATGATGAACCAAGTCCAAATTATCTAAGAGACTACAGCAAAAAAGACGAATATAAACCTTCAGAAAGAAATGAAGATAAGAAGGATGAAGTTAAGGAAGAAGAAAAGAAAGATGCCTTTAAGACACTTTACTTCTACTTGGAAAAATATTACTATGAAATGGAATTAAACGGAAATATTAGCCAAATTCCAATGGACGTAGCACCAACAGCTATCAACCAAAGAACCATGCTACCTATCAGATTTGTAGCAGAAGCTATTGGAGCTACAGTTGAATGGCACCAAGACACACAAAGTGCAACCTTCACAAAGGATGGTATCACAGCAACAATCACTTTGGGTTCAAATATCATCCAAGTTTCAGACGGCCGTCAAATCGTAATGGACGCTGAACCAACAGTTATTTCTGAAAGAATCTTTGTCCCACTCACAAACATCTCACAAATCTTTGGCATGACCAATGGCGACCTAAGAGATGGCGTATACAATGACATCGAATGGGATCAAGAAAATTACAGAGTAATTATCACTGTAAGAGAAAATCAATAA
- a CDS encoding DNA-directed RNA polymerase subunit alpha, which yields MEIEKPSVQILEQSEDKSYAKIAIEPLERGYGTTLGNSMRRVLLSILPGSAISNIRIQGVLHEFSTIKGVLEDVPEIILNIKGLAIKSYTKDNLLLTIDVTGPKVVTGADIVTGSDCEIMNPDHHIATVNKGGHLAIDMDLKHGRGYVLQEKNKAVAEDGKTTNIQDIPIDSEFTPVKKVNFHIENTRVGQRTDYERLVLEVWTNGTIEADAAVSFGAKILIEHLNLFADLVEDVDTKGILKNKGEKQKTMLLDMDIDQLELSVRSYNCLKRDGIDTVSDLIQKSEEDMLGVRNLGKKSLEEIKNKLDDIGLSLKEE from the coding sequence ATGGAAATTGAAAAACCTTCAGTACAAATACTGGAACAAAGCGAAGATAAAAGCTATGCAAAAATAGCTATCGAACCATTAGAAAGAGGATACGGTACAACGCTTGGCAACTCAATGAGAAGAGTACTTCTTTCCATACTGCCAGGATCCGCAATTTCTAATATAAGAATCCAAGGAGTGCTTCATGAATTCTCAACAATAAAAGGAGTACTTGAAGACGTTCCCGAAATAATACTAAACATAAAAGGACTAGCAATAAAAAGCTACACAAAGGATAACCTACTCCTAACAATCGATGTAACAGGGCCAAAAGTAGTAACAGGAGCCGACATAGTAACAGGCAGCGACTGTGAAATCATGAATCCAGATCACCACATCGCAACCGTAAACAAAGGCGGCCACCTAGCCATCGACATGGACTTAAAACATGGCAGAGGCTACGTACTACAAGAAAAAAACAAGGCCGTAGCAGAAGATGGAAAAACAACCAATATCCAAGACATTCCAATCGACTCAGAATTTACACCGGTTAAAAAAGTAAACTTCCACATAGAAAACACCAGGGTAGGACAAAGAACAGACTACGAAAGACTAGTACTTGAAGTCTGGACAAACGGCACAATCGAAGCAGACGCTGCAGTATCATTTGGAGCAAAAATTTTGATTGAACACCTAAACCTATTCGCAGACCTGGTAGAAGATGTGGACACCAAAGGCATATTAAAAAACAAAGGCGAAAAACAAAAAACAATGCTACTTGACATGGACATCGATCAACTCGAACTATCAGTCAGAAGCTACAACTGCCTAAAAAGAGACGGCATAGACACAGTCTCAGATCTGATTCAAAAATCAGAAGAAGATATGCTGGGAGTAAGAAACCTAGGTAAAAAAAGTTTAGAAGAAATAAAGAACAAGCTGGACGATATCGGTCTTAGTTTGAAAGAAGAATAA
- the rpsK gene encoding 30S ribosomal protein S11, which produces MAKAKGKTARVKRRARKNIEKGQAHISSSFNNTMVTLSDMQGNVISWASAGGLGFKGSRKSTPFAAQEAAEEAAKKAMEHGLKYVEVYVKGPGGGRESAIRALQAAGLEVTLIKDETPLPHNGCRPPKRRRV; this is translated from the coding sequence ATGGCAAAAGCTAAAGGAAAAACAGCTAGAGTTAAGAGAAGAGCCAGAAAAAATATTGAAAAAGGACAAGCTCACATTTCGTCATCTTTCAACAACACCATGGTAACCTTATCTGACATGCAAGGAAACGTAATCAGCTGGGCATCAGCAGGCGGACTAGGATTCAAAGGAAGCAGAAAATCCACACCATTTGCAGCCCAAGAAGCAGCTGAAGAAGCAGCAAAAAAAGCTATGGAACACGGCTTAAAATATGTTGAAGTATACGTAAAGGGACCAGGCGGTGGAAGAGAATCTGCAATCAGAGCTCTACAAGCAGCAGGACTTGAAGTTACACTCATCAAAGATGAAACTCCACTTCCACACAACGGATGCAGACCACCAAAGCGCAGAAGAGTCTAG
- the rplR gene encoding 50S ribosomal protein L18 gives MINKADKNALRQKRHQRVRNKISGTAECPRLCVRRSSKHIYAQLIDDVKMVTLASASTLDKEFSLDKTENKEAAREVGKLIGKRAVDKGIKDVVFDRGGYIYHGRVKELADGAREAGLNF, from the coding sequence ATGATTAACAAAGCTGATAAAAATGCACTGCGTCAAAAAAGACACCAAAGAGTGCGCAATAAGATTAGCGGTACAGCTGAATGTCCAAGACTATGTGTTAGAAGATCTTCAAAACACATCTATGCACAACTTATTGACGACGTAAAGATGGTTACACTTGCAAGTGCATCAACCTTAGATAAAGAATTTAGCCTCGATAAAACAGAAAATAAAGAAGCGGCAAGAGAAGTTGGTAAGCTAATCGGTAAACGTGCTGTTGACAAGGGAATCAAAGACGTTGTTTTTGATAGAGGTGGTTACATCTATCACGGACGCGTTAAAGAACTTGCAGATGGCGCTAGAGAAGCTGGCCTGAACTTCTAA
- the infA gene encoding translation initiation factor IF-1: MSKKDTIEVEGVVVDALPNAIFKVKLDNGYEIIGHLSGKLRMNNIRVLPGDKVTMELSPYDLTKGRITWRNK; encoded by the coding sequence ATGTCAAAAAAAGACACTATAGAGGTAGAAGGCGTAGTAGTCGACGCATTACCAAATGCTATATTCAAGGTGAAACTGGACAACGGTTATGAAATCATTGGCCACCTCTCAGGCAAACTCAGAATGAACAACATCAGAGTCTTACCTGGAGACAAGGTCACAATGGAATTATCACCATATGATCTAACCAAGGGCAGAATCACCTGGAGAAACAAATAA
- the rpsE gene encoding 30S ribosomal protein S5 — protein MTNNIKPQELDLEERVVAINRVSKTVKGGKNFRFAALVVVGDKNSRVGVGMGKALEVPDAIRKAVADAKKNMIQVPIQGTTIPHEIVGIKGAGTVLLKPAKEGTGVIAGSAVRAVCELAGIQDIRTKCLGSNNPRNVVDATIQGLLSLKRPEDVARMRGKSVEEILG, from the coding sequence ATGACCAATAATATTAAACCACAAGAGCTCGATCTAGAAGAAAGAGTTGTTGCTATAAACAGAGTCTCAAAGACAGTTAAAGGTGGTAAGAACTTCCGTTTTGCAGCTCTTGTAGTAGTAGGAGATAAGAATTCACGTGTTGGCGTTGGCATGGGCAAGGCTCTGGAAGTTCCAGATGCTATCAGAAAAGCTGTTGCAGATGCTAAGAAAAACATGATCCAAGTTCCAATTCAAGGCACAACTATTCCACACGAAATCGTTGGAATCAAAGGTGCAGGTACAGTTTTACTAAAACCTGCTAAAGAAGGTACTGGTGTTATCGCTGGTTCTGCTGTCCGTGCTGTTTGCGAACTTGCAGGAATTCAAGATATAAGAACAAAGTGCCTTGGATCAAATAATCCAAGAAACGTTGTAGATGCGACAATTCAAGGTCTACTCAGTCTGAAACGTCCAGAAGACGTTGCCAGAATGAGAGGCAAGAGTGTTGAAGAAATTTTAGGATAG
- a CDS encoding adenylate kinase — MRLIILGPPGAGKGSQATFIKEKYNIVHISTGDIFREHLRNETELGKQAQVYMNKGQLVPDELTIELVKDRLSQDDVKDGFLLDGFPRNLDQAAALTDFLKSRNEDLDAVVNLNVDKASLVDRITGRRMCKDCKASFHIKNYPPKVEGVCDHCGGELYQREDDKEETVLKRIGVYEAETAPLIDYYNQFGLVLNIDGNQPLEEVRDQIFRGLDNLK, encoded by the coding sequence ATGAGACTGATAATATTAGGACCGCCAGGAGCGGGTAAGGGTTCACAAGCAACTTTTATAAAAGAAAAATATAATATAGTGCATATCTCAACAGGAGATATATTCAGAGAACATTTGAGAAATGAAACCGAGCTTGGCAAACAAGCCCAAGTCTATATGAACAAGGGACAACTAGTTCCTGACGAACTCACTATAGAACTTGTAAAGGACAGACTCTCACAAGACGACGTCAAAGACGGATTTTTGCTTGACGGATTTCCTAGAAATCTAGATCAAGCAGCTGCACTAACAGACTTCTTAAAATCCAGAAACGAAGACTTAGATGCAGTTGTAAATCTTAACGTTGACAAGGCATCGCTAGTAGACAGAATCACAGGCAGAAGAATGTGCAAGGACTGCAAAGCAAGCTTCCACATCAAAAACTACCCACCCAAGGTAGAAGGCGTCTGTGACCATTGCGGAGGCGAGCTCTACCAACGTGAAGACGACAAAGAAGAAACAGTGTTAAAGCGTATTGGTGTGTACGAAGCCGAAACTGCCCCCCTAATTGATTACTACAATCAATTTGGACTTGTGCTTAACATTGATGGCAACCAACCTCTAGAAGAGGTTCGTGACCAAATTTTTAGAGGATTAGACAATCTTAAATGA